GAATGGGAAAATTATCGCGGTGACGAATTTCAATATTTGGTACCAAATGCCGAAGATGCTTTCCTAGAATTTCTAAAAATAAAAGCAGGAATCAAAAAAATCCAAGATTTGGATGTTCGTATTTCCATAGGCTTGGGCGATCAAAATTTTGTAGCAGAAAAAGTCTCGCAAAGTAACGGTACTGCATTTGTCAATTCAGGCCGCAATCTCGAAAGAATAAAAGCTGAAAAAGTCAACCTCCACATCGCCTCCGAAAAACCTGAATTGGATGAGCAACTCAATTTAATTTTCAAATGGGTGAGTCTTACGCTAGACAGTTGGAGTGTGATGTCTGCAGAAATTGTCGAAATGTTTTTATGCAATCCGAATCTTAATCAAGACGAAGCGGCGCGCCAACTTAATGTCACGCAATCGTCCATTAGCCAACGTCTCAAACGTGCTAACTACGATCTCTTAATAGAAACCGAAGCCTATTACAGACAACTTCTCTCTCAGCAAAAATGATAGTTTTACCACTCATATTGGCACATTTACTCGGAGATTTCATCTTCCAGCCAACGACGTGGGTTAAAGATAAAGAACACAAAAAACTTAAAAGCTCCTACCTCTATTGGCATGTATTGTTGCATGTTTTTTTAAGTTTTGTTTTCCTTTGGAATATTGATTTATGGTGGATCCCGATGCTTATTGGGATAACACATTTTGCGATTGATTTAACAAAGCTCGAATTACAAAAAATTGGAAATAAACGAGTATGGTTCTTTATTGATCAAGCATTACACGTGATGGTGATTGCAGGATTAAGTTTAATCGCTCAAAAGAATATTGATTGGGAAATTATTTTTAATGAAACTAATCTAAAGCTATTAACCGCAGCAGTTTTTCTA
This genomic stretch from Chryseobacterium sp. POL2 harbors:
- a CDS encoding DUF3307 domain-containing protein, with translation MIVLPLILAHLLGDFIFQPTTWVKDKEHKKLKSSYLYWHVLLHVFLSFVFLWNIDLWWIPMLIGITHFAIDLTKLELQKIGNKRVWFFIDQALHVMVIAGLSLIAQKNIDWEIIFNETNLKLLTAAVFLTTPSSIIIKLLISIWTPNPQDRESVQTDSLANAGKYIGILERLMVFVFIIVNHWEGVGFMIAAKSVFRFSDLAQAKQRKLTEYVLIGTLLSFGIAILTGILVGF
- a CDS encoding SatD family protein; this translates as MKAVITGDIIDSQKFGAEVWFQALQKIFEGKTSQEWENYRGDEFQYLVPNAEDAFLEFLKIKAGIKKIQDLDVRISIGLGDQNFVAEKVSQSNGTAFVNSGRNLERIKAEKVNLHIASEKPELDEQLNLIFKWVSLTLDSWSVMSAEIVEMFLCNPNLNQDEAARQLNVTQSSISQRLKRANYDLLIETEAYYRQLLSQQK